AGAATTTTTTTCGCCAGGGGAATCGCATCCGACCAAGCCATGAGCGGTTCCAAGGACTCGAGATTGCCGCGGCTCCATCCAGGCACACAGTCATGTTTCTCGATCAGCTCACATACCGCATCATCAATCGCAGGAATAGCATCAGCCTGCAAGCGAGCAGTCACACCACTCGCGAGACACATCGACTTGAGATGCCCGAGGAGACCAAAACCAGTCACCTCCGTGGCACAACAACTGAGGCTCTGTTCTGCAATTTTCGCTCCTGCGGTGTTTAACGTCGTCATCAAAGCAATGGCTCGACTCACAGCCGATTCGGGAGCGATGCCGCGCTTGATACCGGAGGTGATGATGCCCGTGCCCAACGGCTTAGTAAGGACCAAAACATCACCGGGGCGAGCAGCAGCATTCGCCATGTAGCAACCTGGATTCACTATTCCAGTGCAAGCTAGACCATATATTGGCTGGGGATTTTTAATGGTGTTTCCTCCGAGTATAGAGCACTGTGCCTCGACGGCCTTTTCCGCACCGCCACGCAAAATCTCCCGGATCACCTCAGGCTCCAAAGCCTCGTCCGGCATGCCGGTAATCGCCAGCGCCGTTAGTGGCCGCCCCCCCATGGCATAGACATCCGAGAGGGCATTAGTCGCAGCAATCTGCCCAAACGTAAAGGGGTCATCGACTATCGGGGTGAAGAAATCGACGGTCTGGACGAGCGCCTGATCCTCACTGATACGAAATACCCCCGCATCATCAGAAGTGGCATTTCCCACCAGCATACGAGAATCCGGGTATTGCGGCAGGCCTTGTAAGACATCCGCTAGCGCTGATTGACTGAGTTTCGAAGCGCAACCTCCACAGGCTGCTAGATGAGTAAGGCGGGCAGTCTCCTTTTCCTGAGCGGCTAGTTCCTCGATCATAATGAGTTGTGGAAGTGAATCAGTTGCGGCGAGCGCGTTTCGACAGGCTAACCAAAGTCAGGTGTGCGTCCTTCGCGGTCTCCAAACGCTTCTCAAATCCGATTCTAACCGCAACATCTCTTCCGTCTACGGACGCCTGTATGTCCATACCCGCAGCATCAATACTCACCAGTCGAGCCGCGCTGGCTCCTTTCACATCACTATAAGCATCTACATAAAGCAGCACCGAATCAGCATGGTCATCGTTCATATGACTGACCATTGCGGCGACCTGTTCGGCTGTAAAAATCTGATTTTCTTCGGACTGACTCATGTGAATTTCTATTTTGATGGGTAGACTGAATGGCGGAGAGGGAAGGAATCGAACCCACCTCGACAAGGTTCCCTTGCCGACAACGGTTTTGAAGACCGCGGGGACCACCAGGCACCCATTTCTCTCCGAAAGCCCCAAATGATCTTCAGTCTCAACAGGCTGTCAACATCGTGCCACTCCAGATTAGGAGCAAATGGTCCAGATTGATGAATCCACAATCAAAGGCATTGACCTTCAATGCATCATTGAAAATTTTTTATATGATGTTTTTGTGCAGTAATGAGGACTACAATCAACATCAGTGAAGCACTCCTCCATGAGCTGAAACAAAAATCGGCCGAGGAAAATCGAAATCTCAATGCGGTAATCGAAGAGGCACTTAGAGTGGGACTCAATCCATCCCAAACACCGACTAAAGAATTTAAGGTTAAAGCGCGCAAGTTGGGCGTAAAAGCAGCCTATCGTGGAATGAGCATGAATCAGCTCTACGATCAGATAGAGGTCGAAGAATATCTTAAAAAATTAATGCAATGATTATACCCGACGCCAATCTGCTCATTTATGCCTATGACACCGCGAGCCCCTATCACCGCAAAGCCAAGACTTGGTGGGAGCACACGCTATCACAGCCCGAGCCCGTCGGTATCCCCTGGGTTGTCCTGATCGGTTTCACACGCATCATCACCCACCCACAAATCTGTGAAAACCCCTACTCTGTCGAAGAGGCAGAAAACGTTGTAAGCTCGTGGTTTGACATGCCACAAACTCAGATGATTCGTCTTTCGAATCATGCCTGGCGTCAATTTTTTGGCTTACTCAAAGAAGCTGGCATAGGCGGCAACCTCACAACCGATGCAACCATTGTACTCCATGCTATGGAGCACTCGGCAACGGTTCACACAAACGATCTAGATTTTCAAAGATTTTCAGGGATTAGGATGGTTTACCCCCTCAACGACTGATGCCATCACCGGTTCTTCTGAGTTGAAAGCTATCCGGAGGTGTTTTGTATATTCTCATGCTCGAAGGGCTCTCAGACGAACATGCGGTCCTGTGGCTGTCTACTGTGATGTATGCAGTGACGGCTGGGATCGCTCTCCTGCGCACAGTCTTTCGGACACGTTGGGTGCAGGCGGGAGCATACATATTGTTGTGGCTCGCCTTCGGCGTACAACTCGCAGGTCTGAGTATCCGTGGTAAAATTGTTGGAGGCTGCCCGCTAGGAAACCCTTTTGAGATCACACAATTTCTGGTTTGGTCGGGCGTATTCTTATTTTTGGTTACCTTTCCATTCGTCAGACTCAATCTTCTGGGAGCCTTGGTCGGGGCTTCGGCGGCAATACTCAGTGCAGTATCGCTGTCTGTGCCATCTTGGGACTATGAGGCACAGGCGCGTCTGTTTGGTGGCAATCCATGGATTGAGCTACACGCAGCACTCGCCATGTTTAGCTACGGCATGCTGGGTATTTTGGCCCTTATGTCTTCGATGTTTTTAGTCCAACAATACGCCCTCAAGCGAAAGGTCAATTTCCCCATAGCCAGCATCCTGCCATCAGTGCGAGAGCTAGATATCCTTGGGTCTCGACTGCTCATTGCGGGTATGAGCCTCATGACACTTGCTCTGGGTGTAGGCTTTCTTTTTTGGTTTCAGAATGCAGATGCGATCTCCCCGACAAAACTGATAACGACTTCTATAATCTGGCTCGCCTACATCGCAGTCGGAGTTTTGCGCTTGAGAGCCCAGCTCGCGGCGAAACGTTTCGCGCAATCCACTGTTTTGCTCTTTGCATGTATCATCCTGTCGATTGGGCCAATCAGCGGAGATCCGATTTCGGAACAGACCGAGAAGGACATGTCTTCGGTGGAGGTTACACATTGAAGAAAGGCCAGCCCATCCATCTGGTGGCCTGGGGAGCGACACACAAAACAGCTCCTGAAGAACTGCGCGAACGCTTGGCCGTTCCTGAAGACAAGCTCACCGAGGCCTATGAATGTATCCAATCTGGCACCAGCGCTCATGAATGCATGCTGGTAAATACCTGTAATCGTATAGAAATCTACGCAGTGGGTAAGACGAAGAAATTGGCTTCGGATTTAGCTCATAATTACGCCGATTACCGGGGCTTGGCCATCGACGACATCAATGGCCACGGATTCCACCTACATAACCACGAAGCCATCCAACATCTTTTCAGCGTAGCTTCGGGTATCGATTCCTTGATGATTGGGGAAAATGAGATTTTGGGCCAGCTCAAGAATTCCTACTCTCACGCTCAACAGATCAATGCCCTCGGCCCGGTGCTCAACCGCGTCGTCCAAAAGAGCTTTCAACAAGCCAAATGGGCCCGCACTCACACCGGCATTGCCAAGGGACAAACCAGTATCGGTATGGTCTGCGTGGAATTGGCTAACCGCATTCATGGAAACCTGAAATATAGTCGTATCCTTGTCCTCGGCAGCGGAGAAGTCGCCGAAAAAACTGTTGAAGCGCTTCATGGCCGGGGAGCACGAGACATCACAATCTCCAGTCGCACCTATGCTAATGCGCGCAGACTCGCCGGCGCGTTCGGAGGTTCAGCCATCGAATTCCAGCACTTTCGGGATAAACTGATAAATTTCGATATTATCATATCCAGCACGTCGGCAAATGAGACTGTCATCAAGCACGCGGACATCGAGAAAGCGCTCAAGAAACGAGGTGGGCTGCCATACTTCCTCATCGATCTCGCCATGCCTCGTGACGTGGACGCTTCGTTGTCTGAACTTGACGATATCTATCTTTACGACCTCACCGACCTGGCAAATATCGCCAATGAAAACCTAAAGAGCCGCATGGAAGAAGTCGAACGTCTCCGCTTCACTCTGGCGGCTAAGGCCGAAATGCTCTGGAAGTCGATCCACCAACGATTCCGTCGCTAAAAGCCGAAACCACTCCCAACGCTACAACTCAAAGACTCATTGCCGACATCTAAACTGTGCGTCGTGCCTGTTCCATTTTTTTCTCGCTAGCCCTAAGCCTAAATGCAGCTGAAGTATCGTTCACGACCCTAGAGGGTGAACCCTATATTTTTCCGGTGACACCAGGGAAACAAGCCTGGGTTGCCGAGATCCGTATCGAAGGTGAACCCGGACGCCACACCGCGCTTATAGTGGGCCCAAGTAGCCTGCGCGGAATTCGAGTGGGCCAAATGCTCAGTGGTTATGAAAACCCCGATTACCCGGCCATCATTCAGCGCCTCAAAGAAGACTACGCGGAAGCGAGTAGAAAGCTGGTAGACGTCTACACGAACCTGCCTGACACCACCTTTTTCCAGGTAATGAATACGTTTAGTAAAACAGAGCAGGCAGCCCTCTACTCCCTCATGAGCCTGGATGGTCTCGCCAAGTATTTAGAACTTATGGGCCCAGAAGACGCCAAAGCGCTCACGCTCACCCTCGCTCGCCAAAGAACGTTCACACGAGTGATCGAGATTACTCAATAAGCCGAGTCGGTTCGTCGGGATTTCAGACTCGAATAATCAAGCGGTTCGTCGAAGAACTGCATTCAATACTAAAATAGCTGTGATGGTGCTCGAGTTAGGTATCCTCGGCCCGCATATCTTAGAGAATGGCCTCAAATGAACTACCTGAACAATTTTCAAGAATTGATTAGAACACCCGAGATTAACCATATGAAACAATGTAGCTTGATAAGTTTGTTTGGGTAAGTATCCTTTTTCGAATATCCGCTATATTAAGATATTGCAGATCTACCCCTACCCCAAAACCCCTAAATTTTTCTACGATGGCTATACCCCAATCCATACGGAATAAATCACCATACAAAGAGTCCAGAAAAGGTGGTTTTGCGCTCATAATGTCAATCGTGCTAGTGGCGTTCCTATTTTTGCTGCTGGTGAGTTTGTCGACCATTGTTCATGTCGAATCTCAGGTCCAAACGCTTCAAGAAAAAGAAAACGAAGCACGCATGAACGCACTTGTTGGCTTGAGGGTGGCAATTGGAGAACTTCAGCGACACAGTGGTCCAGACCAAAGAGTCACGATGGCCGCAACCTCCCTGTTCCCGCACAAAGACTTCAATGAGCTTTACGACGCGGATAAGGACATCTCAACAAGCTCCATTTACGGAGACACAGTTCCAGCAAGCGAACAAATGTTCGAAATCTTCAAAGATGAAGCCAGAGCCAGTACGCTGCGTAGTTATTTGGACTCTGTGGGTACTTACCTTGTGCCAAATGAAAGAAAGTCTTTTGATCAACGGATTCGAGATTGGTGGAATGAAGGGAAGTCCGCCAATACTTTAAACGATGAACGCAACCCATATTGGACGGCAGTCTTAGACACGTCATTGCGTGTCAACCGAGCGTCGAATCCAAGAGCAACACCTAGCAGCTTGCCAGCCCTGAGTTATGATAGACAAGAGCAGGTCGAATTTGGAGAATACAAAAGAGACCAGGTTCCAATCTGGTTGGTGAGCGGAAATGAGCGCCATACCATAGACCAGGGCGCCGCCGCGAACTATCCCGCAGCCTATTACTATCGTCCTGACGTCC
The DNA window shown above is from Opitutales bacterium and carries:
- a CDS encoding glutamyl-tRNA reductase, yielding MYHPVDWANQRRSDFGTDREGHVFGGGYTLKKGQPIHLVAWGATHKTAPEELRERLAVPEDKLTEAYECIQSGTSAHECMLVNTCNRIEIYAVGKTKKLASDLAHNYADYRGLAIDDINGHGFHLHNHEAIQHLFSVASGIDSLMIGENEILGQLKNSYSHAQQINALGPVLNRVVQKSFQQAKWARTHTGIAKGQTSIGMVCVELANRIHGNLKYSRILVLGSGEVAEKTVEALHGRGARDITISSRTYANARRLAGAFGGSAIEFQHFRDKLINFDIIISSTSANETVIKHADIEKALKKRGGLPYFLIDLAMPRDVDASLSELDDIYLYDLTDLANIANENLKSRMEEVERLRFTLAAKAEMLWKSIHQRFRR
- the selD gene encoding selenide, water dikinase SelD translates to MIEELAAQEKETARLTHLAACGGCASKLSQSALADVLQGLPQYPDSRMLVGNATSDDAGVFRISEDQALVQTVDFFTPIVDDPFTFGQIAATNALSDVYAMGGRPLTALAITGMPDEALEPEVIREILRGGAEKAVEAQCSILGGNTIKNPQPIYGLACTGIVNPGCYMANAAARPGDVLVLTKPLGTGIITSGIKRGIAPESAVSRAIALMTTLNTAGAKIAEQSLSCCATEVTGFGLLGHLKSMCLASGVTARLQADAIPAIDDAVCELIEKHDCVPGWSRGNLESLEPLMAWSDAIPLAKKILMADAQTSGGLLLAIQESSLETALKLLQESGTPCQAVVGEIMEPTEAPHPLISVHSHPIGMR
- a CDS encoding DUF2470 domain-containing protein encodes the protein MVSHMNDDHADSVLLYVDAYSDVKGASAARLVSIDAAGMDIQASVDGRDVAVRIGFEKRLETAKDAHLTLVSLSKRARRN
- a CDS encoding PIN domain-containing protein, which gives rise to MIIPDANLLIYAYDTASPYHRKAKTWWEHTLSQPEPVGIPWVVLIGFTRIITHPQICENPYSVEEAENVVSSWFDMPQTQMIRLSNHAWRQFFGLLKEAGIGGNLTTDATIVLHAMEHSATVHTNDLDFQRFSGIRMVYPLND
- the ccsA gene encoding cytochrome c biogenesis protein CcsA, with product MLEGLSDEHAVLWLSTVMYAVTAGIALLRTVFRTRWVQAGAYILLWLAFGVQLAGLSIRGKIVGGCPLGNPFEITQFLVWSGVFLFLVTFPFVRLNLLGALVGASAAILSAVSLSVPSWDYEAQARLFGGNPWIELHAALAMFSYGMLGILALMSSMFLVQQYALKRKVNFPIASILPSVRELDILGSRLLIAGMSLMTLALGVGFLFWFQNADAISPTKLITTSIIWLAYIAVGVLRLRAQLAAKRFAQSTVLLFACIILSIGPISGDPISEQTEKDMSSVEVTH
- a CDS encoding ribbon-helix-helix protein, CopG family; its protein translation is MRTTINISEALLHELKQKSAEENRNLNAVIEEALRVGLNPSQTPTKEFKVKARKLGVKAAYRGMSMNQLYDQIEVEEYLKKLMQ